The Strix uralensis isolate ZFMK-TIS-50842 chromosome 13, bStrUra1, whole genome shotgun sequence genome window below encodes:
- the MCTS1 gene encoding malignant T-cell-amplified sequence 1 isoform X2, with protein MFKKFDEKENVSNCIQLKTSVIKGIKNQLIDQFPVIEPWLNQIMPKKDPVKIVRCHEHIEILTVNGELLFFRQREGIFYPTLRLLHKYPFILPHQQVDKGAIKFVLSGANIMCPGLTSPGAKLYPAAVDTVVVSFFNYELLLAICVSILLYLGI; from the exons ATGTTCAAGAA ATTTGATGAAAAGGAGAATGTATCAAACTGCATCCAGCTGAAGACTTCAGTTATTAAAGGTATTAAGAATCAGCTGATAGACCAGTTTCCTGTTATTGAACCATGGCTAAACCAAATTATGCCAAAGAAAGACCCAGTCAAAATAGTAAGATg TCATGAACATATAGAAATCCTCACTGTGAATGGGGAACTGCTGTTCTTCAGACAAAGAGAAGGGATTTTCTACCCGACACTAAGGTTGCTTCACAAAT ACCCATTTATTCTACCACATCAGCAGGTTGATAAAGGCGCCATTAAATTTGTACTAAGTGGAGCTAATATAATGTGCCCTGGCCTGACGTCTCCTGGAGCAAAACTTTACCCTGCTGCCGTTGATACTGTTGTTGTATCCTTCTTTAACTATGAACTACTGCTTGCT ATTTGTGTCTCAATTCTTCTGTACCTTGGAATCTAA
- the MCTS1 gene encoding malignant T-cell-amplified sequence 1 isoform X1 — protein sequence MFKKFDEKENVSNCIQLKTSVIKGIKNQLIDQFPVIEPWLNQIMPKKDPVKIVRCHEHIEILTVNGELLFFRQREGIFYPTLRLLHKYPFILPHQQVDKGAIKFVLSGANIMCPGLTSPGAKLYPAAVDTVVAIMAEGKQHALCVGVMKMSAEDIEKVNKGIGIENIHYLNDGLWHMKTYK from the exons ATGTTCAAGAA ATTTGATGAAAAGGAGAATGTATCAAACTGCATCCAGCTGAAGACTTCAGTTATTAAAGGTATTAAGAATCAGCTGATAGACCAGTTTCCTGTTATTGAACCATGGCTAAACCAAATTATGCCAAAGAAAGACCCAGTCAAAATAGTAAGATg TCATGAACATATAGAAATCCTCACTGTGAATGGGGAACTGCTGTTCTTCAGACAAAGAGAAGGGATTTTCTACCCGACACTAAGGTTGCTTCACAAAT ACCCATTTATTCTACCACATCAGCAGGTTGATAAAGGCGCCATTAAATTTGTACTAAGTGGAGCTAATATAATGTGCCCTGGCCTGACGTCTCCTGGAGCAAAACTTTACCCTGCTGCCGTTGATACTGTTGTT GCAATAATGGCAGAGGGAAAACAACATGCATTATGTGTGGGAGTAATGAAGATGTCAGCTGAGGACAT TGAGAAGGTCAACAAAGGGATTGGTATCGAAAATATCCACTATTTAAATGATGGCCTCTGGCATATGAAGACATACAAGTGA